In Populus nigra chromosome 1, ddPopNigr1.1, whole genome shotgun sequence, one genomic interval encodes:
- the LOC133697887 gene encoding uncharacterized protein LOC133697887, producing MQLIKTGFLTIDILSLTMSAKRSWTSYNLRSFLELIHRYRASSSNVSTVSKIGQGLSFHQGLQLINANCQEGRRFDSNMMKSGKVAPAPVPNPPGSNFPRWAKWILGTILSILLPFWQQEWEKLRRMEGESEIIVEEVEHVAEVVEKVATVAEKVSEEVAEMLPENGKLKETALLIEAVSKATAYDAKLTQDFIHKVDAVRHDIDDLETMVEPVIEKLVQQNSQGK from the exons ATGCAGCTCATAAAGACTGGCTTTTTGACAATTGACATATTATCATTAACTATGTCGGCTAAAAGGTCTTGGACTTCTTACAATCTACGAAGTTTTCTCGAACTAATTCATCGTTACAGAGCCAGCTCCAGCAATGTTTCTACAGTGTCCAAGATCGGACAGGGTTTATCATTTCATCAAGGATTGCAGTTGATTAATGCCAATTGCCAAGAAGGGAGACGATTCGATTCCAATAT GATGAAGAGTGGCAAGGTTGCCCCAGCGCCGGTTCCAAATCCTCCCGGAAGTAACTTCCCCCGTTG GGCAAAATGGATCTTGGGAACTATACTATCCATCTTACTACCTTTTTGGCAGCAAGAATGGGAGAAGCTCAGAAGGATGGAAG GAGAATCGGAAATTATTGTTGAAGAGGTTGAACATGTAGCAGAGGTGGTAGAAAAGGTGGCGACTGTGGCGGAGAAGGTATCAGAAGAGGTGGCTGAAATGCTGCCTGAAAACGGAAAACTAAAGGAAACAGCTTTGTTGATAGAAGCCGTTTCAAAAGCAACTGCCTATGATGCTAAACTAACACAAGACTTTATTCACAAG GTGGATGCTGTGAGGCATGACATTGATGACTTAGAGACGATGGTTGAACCCGTAATAGAAAAGCTTGTGCAGCAAAACTCTCAAGGAAAGTGA
- the LOC133698412 gene encoding classical arabinogalactan protein 9-like, with translation MAANKSMAFLMLITFLVASTMAQSPSSSPASSPTKSPPVAAPPPKASAPAPTTVKPPASAPSPLEIPPPAANAPSPTTTTSPPSPLPVTPVPSTGDVPPSTIGSPAVAPAPANGAVLNRFALGGSVAVGVLAAVLVL, from the coding sequence ATGGCTGCAAATAAAAGCATGGCCTTCTTGATGCTAATCACATTCCTTGTGGCTTCCACAATGGCACAATCTCCTTCATCTTCCCCTGCATCCTCACCCACCAAATCACCACCAGTCGCTGCCCCACCACCAAAAGCCTCTGCTCCTGCACCCACCACCGTGAAACCACCGGCATCTGCACCATCTCCATTGGAAATCCCACCACCGGCAGCAAATGCACCATCCCCCACCACTACCACTTCTCCTCCTTCTCCTCTCCCAGTGACTCCAGTTCCCTCAACTGGAGATGTCCCTCCTTCTACAATCGGCTCTCCAGCTGTAGCCCCCGCTCCTGCCAATGGTGCCGTTTTGAATAGATTTGCTCTCGGTGGATCCGTTGCCGTTGGTGTTTTGGCTGCCGTTTTGGTGCTTTAG
- the LOC133672426 gene encoding stemmadenine O-acetyltransferase-like codes for MEVQILSQKFIKPYSQTPLHLRNMKVSLIDQLAPPAYTPMILYYSAVNGEKTMSERDNRFNRLEKSLSETLACYYPLAGRYIEDRNMVDCNDDGALFLEAKVSGQLAQLDLQGAVDVKSLNRFVPFGDEMAFNPIVLAVQINKFDCGGLVIGVCISHRVADGHTMGAFLKAWATACRAGMHEVIRPSFDAGALFPARDVLRFGTPVPRDHGSQIVTKRFVFDGEKISSLKAKVMSYARDSDVKRPPSRVEVVTALLWKALIGVAQAKHGKLRPSLLTLPLNLRGKVDLLITENSFGNLYRMVGVRFNPKESSSEMHHLVSLLNDAVNKANKDCEKVVNSDDVIAMVSKSMEEIHNGARNGDLDICVVPSWCKFPFYQIDFGFGKPTWFSSVHKPLEIVLLVDTKFGTGIEAWDFMCLDAREEFKVEAFTIESEGLYHTALAVAMEEI; via the exons ATGGAGGTTCAAATTCTGTCACAGAAGTTCATAAAACCCTACAGTCAAACCCCACTTCACCTAAGGAACATGAAGGTATCATTGATTGATCAACTTGCTCCTCCGGCGTATACACCTATGATTCTCTACTATTCTGCTGTTAACGGTGAGAAGACGATGTCCGAAAGGGATAACAGATTTAACAGGTTAGAAAAATCATTATCAGAGACACTGGCATGCTATTATCCATTAGCAGGAAGATATATTGAAGACAGGAACATGGTTGATTGTAATGATGATGGGGCATTATTCTTGGAAGCTAAGGTGAGTGGCCAGCTTGCTCAACTTGATCTCCAGGGAGCGGTTGATGTTAAGTCGTTGAATAGATTCGTTCCATTTGGAGATGAAATGGCCTTTAATCCTATAGTACTAGCAGTTCAAATCAACAAGTTTGACTGTGGTGGGTTGGTCATTGGTGTGTGCATATCGCATAGGGTAGCTGATGGTCACACTATGGGGGCATTCCTAAAAGCATGGGCTACAGCCTGCCGAGCAGGGATGCATGAAGTGATCCGGCCTAGTTTTGATGCAGGAGCTCTATTTCCGGCAAGAGATGTCTTACGTTTCGGTACTCCAGTTCCTAGAGATCATGGAAGTCAGATTGTCACAAAAAGGTTTGTTTTCGATGGAGAAAAAATAAGCAGTCTGAAGGCTAAAGTTATGTCCTATGCTCGTGATTCAGACGTCAAACGCCCTCCTTCGCGGGTGGAGGTGGTGACAGCACTATTATGGAAAGCTCTAATAGGCGTAGCTCAAGCAAAACATGGAAAACTAAGACCTTCTTTGCTAACCCTTCCATTAAATCTTCGGGGGAAAGTGGATCTTCTGATTACAGAGAATTCTTTTGGAAACCTCTACAGGATGGTCGGTGTTCGATTTAATCCTAAGGAGAGTAGTTCAGAGATGCATCATTTGGTAAGTCTGCTCAATGATGCAGTAAACAAGGCCAACAAAGATTGCGAAAAAGTGGTAAATTCTGATGATGTGATAGCTATGGTCAGTAAATCCATGGAAGAAATACATAACGGAGCAAGGAATGGGGATCTAGATATCTGTGTGGTTCCTAGCTGGTGTAAGTTTCCTTTTTACCAAATTGATTTTGGCTTTGGAAAACCAACTTGGTTTAGCAGTGTGCATAAACCTTTGGAAATAGTACTTCTTGTGGATACCAAATTTGGGACTGGAATTGAAGCTTGG GATTTTATGTGCCT GGATGCTCGTGAGGAATTCAAGGTGGAGGCATTTACAATCGAGTCCGAGGGACTGTACCATACTGCGTTGGCTGTCGCCATGGAAGAGATATGA
- the LOC133680763 gene encoding bifunctional riboflavin biosynthesis protein RIBA 1, chloroplastic-like has protein sequence MASFNVSSYPSTTTRAALSGSQSSRNLKLFNGLHGVNSFCANGNALNLALIRLDGCKSSFGIKGAGKTRATLISGDDLLSFSNGNGVAAKSTLLDNGSVGTLSADTASITNDFVVGNDDHELDRPTEGFSSIPDAIEDIRQGKIVVVVDDEDRENEGDLIMAAELATPEAMAFIVKHGTGIVCVSMQGEDLDRLQLPLMVRQNENDEKLRTAFTVTVDAKHGTTTGVSANDRATTMLALASKDSKPDDFNRPGHIFPLRYREGGVLKRAGHTEASVDLVVLAGLDPVAVLCEVVDDDGSMARLPKLRQFAERENLKIISIADLIRYRRKTDKLVDRSSAAQIPTMWGPFTAYCYRSILDGIEHIAMVKGDIGDGQDVLVRVHSECLTGDIFGSARCDCGDQLALAMQQIEAAGRGVLVYLRGHEGRGIGLGHKLRAYNLQDDGRDTVEANEELGLPVDSREYGIGAQMLRDLGVRTMKLMTNNPAKYIGLKGYGLAVSGRVPLLTPITKDNKRYLETKRAKMGHIYGAEFNGHLSNLINSNGNGKSGVETPI, from the exons atggcttcttttaatgtttcttcTTACCCTTCAACTACCACAAGAGCAGCTCTCTCTGGCTCcca GTCAAGCAGAAATCTCAAATTGTTCAATGGATTACATGGCGTGAATTCATTTTGTGCAAATGGGAATGCATTGAATTTGGCATTGATTCGTCTGGATGGTTGTAAATCATCGTTTGGTATTAAGGGTGCTGGCAAAACTCGAGCCACACTGATATCTGGTGATGACCTGCTGTCCTTTTCCAATGGCAATGGTGTTGCAGCAAAGAGTACTCTTCTTGATAATGGTTCAGTTGGGACCTTATCAGCTGATACTGCTTCCATCACCAATGATTTTGTCGTAGGTAATGATGACCATGAATTGGATCGCCCCACAGAAGGATTTTCTTCCATCCCCGATGCCATTGAAGATATTCGCCAAGGAAAG ATTGTAGTGGTTGTAGACGATGAAGACAGAGAAAATGAAGGGGATCTCATTATGGCAGCAGAGTTGGCAACTCCTGAAGCTATGGCATTTATTGTGAAGCATGGCACTGGAATAGTTTGTGTAAGCATGCAAGGGGAAGATCTGGACAGGTTACAGCTCCCTTTGATGGTTAGGCAAAAcgaaaatgatgaaaaacttCGTACAGCATTCACTGTGACAGTG GATGCAAAACATGGTACAACCACTGGGGTTTCAGCTAATGATAGGGCAACAACAATGTTAGCTCTAGCATCCAAAGATTCAAAACCCGATGATTTCAACCGTCCGGGCCACATTTTTCCATTGAGGTATAGGGAGGGTGGAGTTCTGAAAAGAGCTGGACATACAGAAGCTTCTGTTGATCTTGTTGTTCTAGCTGGATTGGACCCTGTTGCAGTTCTGTGTGAGGTTGTGGATGATGATGGCTCCATGGCTAGATTACCAAAGCTCCGTCAATTTGCAGAGAGGGAGAACTTGAAAATTATATCTATAGCTGATTTAATCAG GTATAGAAGGAAGACTGATAAATTGGTAGATCGTTCTTCTGCTGCTCAGATACCAACAATGTGGGGACCGTTCACAGCTTACTGTTATAGGTCAATATTAGATGGCATTGAGCATATTGCAATGGTTAAG GGTGACATTGGAGATGGGCAGGATGTTCTTGTGAGGGTACATTCAGAATGCCTCACAGGAGATATATTTGGCTCTGCTAGATGTGATTGTGGGGATCAGCTGGCACTTGCAATGCAGCAGATTGAGGCTGCTGGCAGGGGTGTGTTGGTCTATCTCCGTGGGCATGAAGGGCGTGGCATTGGTTTAGGTCATAAACTTCGTGCATACAACCTCCAAGATGATGGACGTGATACCGTGGAAGCAAATGAGGAGCTGGGGCTTCCTGTTGATTCACGAGAATATGGCATTGGCGCCCAG ATGTTGCGTGATCTGGGAGTCCGAACAATGAAGTTGATGACGAACAACCCTGCAAAGTACATCGGGCTCAAAGGTTATGGATTGGCAGTTTCAGGTAGAGTTCCGCTATTGACTCCCATCACAAAAGACAACAAGAGATATCTGGAAACCAAACGTGCTAAAATGGGGCATATCTATGGTGCTGAATTCAATGGCCACTTAAGCAACCTCATCAATAGCAATGGTAATGGTAAATCCGGTGTTGAAACTCCCATCTGA